Part of the Mytilus galloprovincialis chromosome 14, xbMytGall1.hap1.1, whole genome shotgun sequence genome is shown below.
ATAGAAAACACTAGCAGGAGAACGTCAAAACAAAACATTCGTTCCAGTTTTtcgtttttctcattgttgaagactgtacaatGACCTAAGTAACTTCTATTTGGTTTGGTCTCTGTTgaaaatttgtctcattggcattcattcCTCATTTCTTATTTTCTATAGCATCTCCAATGGAAGTGAGGGATGAGGATGTTGAAATATCGTTCACTGGACGGAGTGAGCAAACATCTGGTTCTAGTGAGGAAGATTCTGGATCAAGGGAAGACGAAAATGAATGCATTAAACCTGACTTTTATAAACTGCTTTCAGTTTTTAGAGGATTTCCAGACAAGGATAGCAGAGGTAAGTAAGACATGGCAGGAcctagatatataaaatttatattatgtttcagaaaattaaaaaaaactttcttggTAATTGATACATACATGTGCATTTTTCCGGGCTGCAAATTAAACGCACTAGTTTCATTTATAAGGGTCCACTCTGTTGCAGTTTCAATTACCTATTCTTGGCAGATTTCTTTCCTTTTTTCCATGCATCTGATGACATGTCCATTTAAAGCAATACTACTCGCAAATTTAACTATATGAGTGGAGATTCTCAAACCTCTTTCACAACGTGGTTTCTTTTGGCACCTTCTACAGGtacgaaaaaaaatgtatagcaaAAATAATAAGAATAAAGATCCAAATAAGTGTATTGTTTAAGCAATATAATGATCGTATTGTAAAACCAAGTAATTTGTGTCATTTTTCAGACCAAGtaattcattttatgtttttCAGAAATGAATGGTTATGAACCTGATTTGTATGAACCTTTGTTAGATCAATTTTGGGACACCAAAGATAAGATGGGTGTAGATAAAGCCCTGGATATTTTCATGAAGGACTTTTCCAGGTCTCTTTTTGTAGAGCGTTACCACTGTAAAGGAACACAACTTAATCAGATATTAATCTGTAAGTATCCATTATTTCTTTATGGGCTAGGGTCTAAAAGGGGGGCTGAAGACcgttcatttttctgttttataattTTCTCCACTTTTTATGCCTTAGCtaatttttatattctttaaagTTTAGCACATCGTTATTCTCTATATTCTTTATTTGGTGTCAATTTTTCTATATTCATTATATGCTTTGTCCATTATCACTATTATGTTAACACTACCATACACACCCTCATGTCGACATTTTTAAGAATTACATTTCGAAAGCAAGCTTTAGGACAGTGCATTGCTTTGTATTCAAAGGGACCACACATAATCTTGTTtagaaaaacaattaataaattatattcagagttggggggggggggagtaaaAACAGCCCAAAATGCTTTACCTGACAACACTCTGtagccattttttttatttatttacgttTTGCCTTAATTGCAATCAGTTACTTAGTATATGTTGGcttttttgaaaatcttatttaGTATCATTTTTGTATGTCTTGTACTAATGATAATTTTCAGATTCGAATACATTATATGCTTTATGGTCGTGTATACTTAATATGACATGTATTTCACTTTTAATATAGCTATTTTGAAGAGCAAAAGTAACAGCTTCATGCCAGAAGAATTGAAAAGTTTTAAGTCTGCAATTGACAAGATAAAGCCTAAATTAAATGATGGCAAAAATGCGAGCAAAGATCTATTGGATATGAAAAACCCAAAAACCAAAGTTGAAGACATTGTGATAGATGCTTTTATGGTGGTCTACGCTATATTACATGAAAATGCAGCCTTTGGAATGGAGTCTCAGGAATTTAGTGGTACGTAATAGAACAAGTGTATCTGATCTGTTTACAAATACTGGGGTTCGATTCAGGTTACGTACCCCATGTACTCgtgttattttgaaattatatgcTGCACTGTGACCAATCATAACGTATTTCTTATACGTACAAGTCGAACTACCTTAATGTTTGTATTCAGCAAAAAACCAAAAGACCACGAAGACATAAAAACTTAATACACATAATGATTTGATGGTAACTTTTTGTATATTGTTGATCGGGTTCATGAAATAACTCTGCCCTTATCTGTTAAGAAATATCCAGTTATCCGTTCTATTCATACCATTAGGTGATATTTTGCCAAATTTGGTCGGACTGAAAAAGATATCGcctgttttaatatttttctgaaacaCGGGTATTATTTTCCTTCATATGAGCATGTCCAACGCATAGATGTAGCATAGCATTTCGATATTTTCTCATAAGTACCGTAGGGGTATACAAATAGCTGGACATGGCATACGTATACACCATCTTGCTTATTTTAGATGTCGCCTGCTACCTGAGATTTGTAAGGCAAAATCTAAGACGTGAGGCCGAGGCAGACGTTACAACACTAGAACAGATTAAACAGATGTTTGCTGAATGGTCGACACAAGATTATCCTTCCGTGTTTCAATGTACAGAACCTCGTCGTGTCGTCGAGATCTATAGGGAAAATTGGCAGGGGATTAATCTTCCAGAGTAAGTGCACTAAAGATGTAATAAAGAAAGTGGGTTGGTGTGGTAATGGATGCATGGATTTTGTTAATTCAATTAGACGTAAATGACttgatttcgatttttttttctgagaattatttttcaatttgtattctccctttgaaaaacaaattgtctAAATCTTCATATATCGATGcgaataacaatatatatatctaatatttATCGCGTAGTGTATTTAATGTTGTCTTGCAGTCTTCTGGGGTGCTTCTGGGATAAGgagtaaacattttgttttagaggttgttgtttttttaataatttcagaaAGGAGAACAAAGTATTCCAACTAGTGAGTCAATCTTTGAAGAAATTTTTACCAAAGTTTCGCAAGTCTCTGCAGACACTTTATGACACATTACATATCACTTTATCAAGAACAATTCAGAAGTTTGTAGTGAAAGTTTTTAATGAATTAAAGCCATTCCATGAAGCACAATCGGGCGATGAAATGGTTGAGTTCTTTCAGAAAAGTTTATGTAAGTATTTTTTCAGGTTTTCAAACTTCTAGCTGGTCACTCAAATAcacttgttttaaaatatgttccCATTTGTTGAAATAAAGAGGATAACATATATTGAATGTGTGTACATTTTTTTATGGTAAAAATAGGATAAATCgatgttttttttgtatcttttaatttctaaatatGTGCTATTGATTTTCAGAATGTTCTAAtgaaactttttgttttatttgaacaaGAGATTTAATTCGGAAGCAGAACTTCTCGTTTGTGCAAACGTTGTTCTCCCTAATTATGGGTAGACCAGAGTTGATCGACTTAAGCTATCATGGTTCCAGTTTTATGTATTGATTCAAACAGCTTCTTTTggaatgttctttttttttatctgaatattttgaataagaaCAGAGCAGGATTTCGGTGACTTGCAATTCAAACAATGGAAGTTCGAACAATCTTCACTTGAAAAGCATAAAGGGTTTTCTTATAACAAGGTCCTATCGAATGAATGATGTTTACCAAATAATGATCATTAAATAGTTTTCCTACAGGAATGATACATTTTTTCCTACAGGAAACAATATTCAcaacagttaaaaataaattgatagaACAAATTACCTTCTGAAATTATAGGTCCTGTTTGTAAGCTCACATGCCCTCATCTTTCAAAGATATCGGACTGATCTTAATAAATACTTCAACATTCTATCTTTTCAGCCTCCGATACTAGTGAACTACAGTTTGCTGAAAAATTGGTTCAAAGTTTAGACATCTTTGGCAGTAAGTATTATATTCCCTTGAACGAGGCTCTTAACTgtccttcatttctgtttttttttttttttttgctgatattTCTTATCCCGATATTTGTGCCTGTATTGCTATGACAAAAGTTTGTTTGTCTTGCACTAAAGAACttctatttaatttttaatgtcaattttctttattctttatattttggaaattcattttcattttcagctGTTTTGCCAATTTTTCTCATCCAAACCATTATGGGTGTTTGATAAGCACCAACGAACAGTCTTTCAATACTATATAGGACAAGAATGTCTGTAATAAAAACAAACCCCCCGTTGTGTTTCTGCACGGGCATGAGGCTTATGGGATCAGGAACGTGCTAGTTCTTCGAGGTGGCGTACAAACGACCCTGAAAAATAGTCAATATTcgttgttgaagactgtacagtgaccttaaggaggtagacctaggttaagggaaataactcttaaaatcattagtacgtttgtgtcaaccattttcaaaaatatattctaagcttctaggttacatagattattttcaatctgtttcaggtaaatgcttaaaattcattgacgaaactttacttttacaaacgcataactgatttaaagagttatctccctgaaccaaggtctacccccttaagttAACTTATATTTGGTTTGGTCTCTGTAGGAAATTTGTCTCTCTGGCATTCATTCCTCAGTTTCTTATTTTCTATAGCATCTCCAATGGAAGAAAGGAATGAGGATGTTGAAAGATCGTTCATTGGACGGAGTGAGCAAACATCTGGTTCTAGTGAGGAAGAATCGGGATCACTGGAAGTCGAAGATGAATGCATTAAACCTGATTTTTATAAATTGCTTTCAGTTTTCAGAGGATTTCCCAAAACAGACAGCAGAGGTAGGAAAAAAATAGCTTTAATGTATAAGGCCAATTAATGGTGTTTTTGACTCTTGAAGTATGGGAAAGATCATGTTAACATTCGttaaattatcaataaatttgagaaaaaaaatcagaccAAGTAATTCGTGTTATATTAATTTTTCAGACCATTAGTAATTCgtattatattgaaattttcagaccaagtAATtcgtattatatttttcagaaatAAATGGTTATGAAGCTTATTTGTATGAACCTTTGTTGGATCAATTTTGGGAAACCAAAGATAGTATTGGTGTTGATAAAGCCCTGAATATTTTCATGAGGGACTTATCCAGGTCTGTATTTATAGATCGTTACCACTGCAAAGGGACACAGCTGAATCAGATATTAATATGTAAGTAGATGTTAAACAAAATTCATTATGAGGGTCTGGCTGGGGAATAGtggattttatatatatatatatatatatatattgttttatccttttgtctatttttgaatatttagaaaattagggttttcttatcccaggcatagatgaccttacctgtatttggcacaactttttggaattttggatcctgaatGGTCTTGatttttgaacttgtttggctttataactattttgaaatgagcgtcactgatgagtcttatgtagacgaaacgcaagtctggcgtactaaattataatactagTATCTTTTATACTactaagccaatttttttttacattttaacccCATGCACATCCTCGTATTTTACACCAATATTTACCACTGCTCTAGCGCCTAGACCATTCGtttcaactcggccgattccgtaccctcatctaaagGATAGAAAGAGTAGCGGATTCTAACGAGGATTGCCGAATGTACCGTACCCTGCTCAAATTATCAATTCAAAATGTATTcaattttatggtaaattttaaaaaaaatcgattttgtattaaaaaaaaatatctttagcTGGAGGGAAACAAttggtaaaaaaataattgtttcctGCCAATGTAAACCTGATAAATCGTTTTTGTGCATTCAAGGGactttattgttgtatttttatgGCCATTGTcatcattctttatattttttacccattattctctattctttatatttttgcacctcactaatttttttttgtgtctattcttgtctattctttatagtttttgcccattattttctattcacaCTCGAGAAGGCAATcattcaaaattaccaattcaagagCATGCTTtgggtttgtttgttttttttttttgttttttttttaaagggactagtcttgttatatatatgttatgtgggGTTTGGCATAATTTTGATCACGTGCCTCAAAAGGCTCGAATCGACAACTTGGTAATCCTAATAATTTGTTTATCTATGTGTTGCTTTTATTGCAATCTGAGTGAGTTATGTTTGCTAAACATAGATCTTTTCTATTGTCATTTTTGTATGTATTGTACTCAtggtaatttttaaattttcaaatacattttatgatCTAATAATAGTTCACAGCTAATATATAATTATCTCACTTTTAATTTagctattttaaagaaaaaaagtcaCGGCCTCTTTCTAGAAGGAATGAAAAGTATTACGGATGCATTTGAGCAGATGCATCCAAAGTCGAATACCAGACGAAGTTCTTACAAAGATATGGAAAACACCAAAACATATAATCATGCATTGATTCCAAAAGTTTATACGGTGCTCTTCGATATGTTACATATGACCTTGACTGGTCATCTTGAGACTGGGGAACTTGGGGGTACGTATtaacaatgttatttcaactgatcgggcggagtttacgttttaatttgcacaTAGACGGTCTATTTGAGGCGTGTGTAATAAGGAGGATTGCCGTTATGATTAatattgatttctaatcacctatcagtgtcatcaaaggattTTACTTGAAACAATGACTGGACacgtcattgatgagtttatcctattgtcaacgtatatttgttccacctaacagaagttccagtggaaactttgttataaacaatgtcataatacctgtacctgttggaacaaatattctatactatttattccgttaggaatatctactgtaatatttattcctgtggaaataatattccagaatattttttccCTTTGGAACtaatattatgaaggaacttctatttcgtgtaactacatgtattacacatatctatagatggactggtgtattatgagcgaaccggttaaacgaaaTAAATCGAGTAAATAATACTAGTACAATTTTACCTGTTATAGATACAAGTATTTAAAagtgtttttggaaaaaaaagtttgtttccaggttttggtgaaaaaaataatttgttttggaccctgagaaaaaaaattgtttgtttcaccctcagctgccactatatgtaatgctaaaattgaaagaaaaaaattgttttcggtttgtcgctaaaaaaatagattgttcttcgccaaaggcgaaaaaaaaagtttgcacagaaaaaaaaaccatagcccccccagaaaatcaaatggttgctgccttataatcctggtacctttgataactattattaaaGTGTTCGATTTAGAATGACCATTCACATAAACGGttcataatttctttaaaatttaaaaaccatCTACCCATCTTAACATACTTCTTATATTATCCTTTCTACTTAAAAACATGAGCATGTATTCCGCAAAAAAAGACAAATACAGGAGGCATCGAACTTGTGATTAAACCtgaaggcctcactgtgactttaagatgaagaatatcaataaaaacgctgttcctttgttttttgtgtgtgcatgtactgattttgtatTGTAGATTGACAGCCTATATTATAAGGGGACTTCTATTAcggtaaaaaaatcaataaaaaacaaaaaaactggaaaatttcattctactttttttgttttcagacttttttaaatTCCCGCATTTgcacagaaatctacttcctttttccggtctctgTTTCATgagactttgagtaaaatatatatttatcagtctagtaaaatacaAGAAGGAACACGACACCAGGATTGGAATTTACTTTTTGACGATCATTGCTTTTGAATGAAGACATATGGTTTGGTCCCCCTTGTATccagggtaaaaaaaaaatggtgggatcCGCccctttgggtttttttttttgtaaattaaaccttgatttttttatttcacccaCTGATCATCGAATTTCGTCAATGACTTATACTCTATAAGTAGGGCTCTATAAATAATACCTTGCATGACGACATGGCATACATCATCTTGCTTATTTCAGATGTCGCTTGCTACCTGAGATTTGTAAGGGAAAATCTAAAAAGTGAGGCCGAGGCTGATGTTACACCACTAGAACAAATTAAACAGCTGTTTGCTGAATGGTCAACACACGATTTCTCTTACGTGTTCCAATGTACCGACCCTCGTCGTGTCGTCGAGGTCTATACGGAAAATTGGGAGATGGTTATTCTTCCAGAGTAAGTATAATGGCATCATAATATAAAAGTGGGGAAGAACCTGCATAATTGAAATAGAAAGTGGGAGGAACCTGCATAATTGAAATAGAAAGTGGGAGGTTCCTGCATTATAGAAATATGAAAGTGGGAGGAACCTGCAAACTTAAAATAGGTTGCATCTACTCGGTAGCAATGAGAACCATTTTACAAAGTTTTATTTAACTATTGGTTCTACTTTATTattaaaaactgtttaaaaactagatgtgtcaaagcgacacgaatggccccgtctcaaaaattGGAAAAAGCTGCAATTTCAATAAcgcatgtggacacaaacatgatggtagtctcacatataaaaaaaaatcagctcaaCACCTGGTCGCGTATAGAAAAAGTATGTATAACTGTGATTCCAACAATTTTTAGTtttaaacccttaattttggtaACAAAACTTAAACTTCATCTTTAACGCATCATGGATAACTCACACACCAAATATCACCCCAATATCTTAAAGCAtttagaaacaagaatgtgttcacagtacacggatgccccactcgcagtatcattttctatgtttactggaccgtgaaattggaataaattctctaatttggcattaaaattagaatgatcttatcaaagggaacatgtatatcaagttgattggacttcaacttcatcaaaaactaccttgaccaaaaacttcaacctgaagtgtaacagacggacgaacgaacgaacggacagacggacggacggacggacgaacggacgcacagaccagaaaacattatgcccctctactatcgtaggtggggcataaaaagtctgtataactgattttcaacaatttatcgaaGTCAAtagcctgtaatttcggcaaaaattagccgagCAGAAGAAaacttgaacttgatctgtaactcatcttggttaactcacatgcaaAAAATCATCCTAATATATGAGAGCATTTAGAAAAATAGTCTCTAAAACagtgatttttaacaattttttaaaaatcggccccatatctgaaggcgtttagaaaaaaactccgtataactgatgaagtccaaagcccgtaatttcggtaATAATTAGCGGAGCGGACCGATACTTAAACTCTGGTTAACTCGCATACCAAAAATCAgaccaatatctgaaggcgtttagagcAAAAACCGTAtaataatggtttgttgcggaaggACGGAATTTttgacaagggtaaaactatatggcaccgacaacttcgttgcggggccatacaaaagaattatttcttaCATCTATTAACCTGTCGTATGCAGTTCTCGCACACGACGCGAGAACTCGAAATGAACTTGATGTTTGACGGTATGTATTATTTCTTGCAGTATGCAGAGATAATTACTCCCCCACTCCCCTCAAAATAAATTTACCTGAAAGACCTTTCCTTAGTTCCGGTTGGATCGTGGCAGTTTATCAATTTTTGAAGAGTTATcagatttttaattgtttttactgAAAACAGTCGGGTTTTGAGGGTTGTGTGCTTACTTCCTTAGCATCTAATGTCTTACCATAAGAGAGGGACAAAAGATCCCAGAGGTACAGAAGATCCCAGAGgtaaagtcaaactcataaatcgaaaataaactgcaaGTCAACgcataataaaaaatgaaaaggacagacaaacaatagtacatgacacaacatagaaaacttaagattaagcaacacgaaccccaccaaaaactaggggtgatctcgggtgctcctcaaggataagcagatcctgctccacatgtggcacccgtcatgttgcttatgttataacaaatccggtaaatagtctaattcggtaggtcacattcatgaaaataatcttatttcttttaattatttcaGAGATGAAAATGAACTATTCCAACTAGTGAGTGGCGCTTTGAAGAAAATTATACCACGAGATCGCAAGACATTACAAAGTGTTTTAACAAGAACAATTCAGAAGTTTGTAGTGAGAGTTTTGAAGGAATTAAAGCCATTCTATGATGCACAATCAGTAGATGAGATGGTTGAATTCTTTCAGAAATCTTTATGTAAGttataattttcatgttttcaaACTTTCCGCTGGCAACTTAAGTACACATTAAattgaatggaaatggggaatgtgtcaaagagacaacaacccgaccatagaacagacctcaccaacaggtcttcaatgcagcaagaagtccccgcacccggaggcgtccttcagatgacccctaaacaatatatatactagttcagtgataatgaacgccatactaaactccaaattgtacacaagaaactaaatttaaaaat
Proteins encoded:
- the LOC143058395 gene encoding uncharacterized protein LOC143058395 — protein: MKFVGVIFVLCFIGGLEGFKSRGMKSYPGKGGRASEDYPSPMEVRDEDVEISFTGRSEQTSGSSEEDSGSREDENECIKPDFYKLLSVFRGFPDKDSREMNGYEPDLYEPLLDQFWDTKDKMGVDKALDIFMKDFSRSLFVERYHCKGTQLNQILISILKSKSNSFMPEELKSFKSAIDKIKPKLNDGKNASKDLLDMKNPKTKVEDIVIDAFMVVYAILHENAAFGMESQEFSDVACYLRFVRQNLRREAEADVTTLEQIKQMFAEWSTQDYPSVFQCTEPRRVVEIYRENWQGINLPEKENKVFQLVSQSLKKFLPKFRKSLQTLYDTLHITLSRTIQKFVVKVFNELKPFHEAQSGDEMVEFFQKSLSSDTSELQFAEKLVQSLDIFGTSPMEERNEDVERSFIGRSEQTSGSSEEESGSLEVEDECIKPDFYKLLSVFRGFPKTDSREINGYEAYLYEPLLDQFWETKDSIGVDKALNIFMRDLSRSVFIDRYHCKGTQLNQILISILKKKSHGLFLEGMKSITDAFEQMHPKSNTRRSSYKDMENTKTYNHALIPKVYTVLFDMLHMTLTGHLETGELGDVACYLRFVRENLKSEAEADVTPLEQIKQLFAEWSTHDFSYVFQCTDPRRVVEVYTENWEMVILPEDENELFQLVSGALKKIIPRDRKTLQSVLTRTIQKFVVRVLKELKPFYDAQSVDEMVEFFQKSLSADQLQFAEQLVQSLDLFGSDDMSSEITTEFTPTTPNVYKSTTPNVYKSTTPNVYKSTTPNVYKSFRREIGGKTSTPSPTSGGSESNEDDYGSGEDKDKCIKPAFYKLLSFFRKFPKTENKEMIGYDAATYEPLLDKFWKKKEKAGLDKAIRIFMGDFSKTLLADRYQCKGTQLNQMMIDVLRNTTTNFMAGAWNEIQTVIDQLGSTISVPKPSIKGKRSERVGKNDMKDPKSRLGKIVGKVFWVLQQTLREDVAYHLEKTELYDVACFLEFVRGEVRSEVETGASLAQVKNQLSKWSTQYFPDVFECTDPRRIVNIYGKEWREVNLPENENKLFQHFSEVMKKIIPRLGKGRHSATAVMDDLHITLTRTTHKFAMKVITQLKPFLDARSTSEMLVFFTKFLTPEKLQFAERLIRSLNIFDQTPTMGPTLAPTAAPTWAPTEAPTMAPTAAPTLAPTKEPTMAPTAAPTMAPTAAPTMAPTAAPTMAPTAAPTMAPTAAPTLAPTTAPTKAPIAVTTIPPTSPTLPPTEDMTTAPSETRKRNYYQRRLMLQNIKKFLSKKWSRNE